A DNA window from Amycolatopsis sp. DSM 110486 contains the following coding sequences:
- a CDS encoding 4Fe-4S dicluster domain-containing protein: MAEYGTQPRMGFFTDTSVCIGCKACEVACKEWNGVPESGGLDLLGMSYDNTGDLGSNTWRHVAFIEQPAVDLGMPTVGAPRQLEQEPGVRWLMSSDVCKHCTHAACLDVCPTGALFRTEFDTVVVQQDICNGCGYCVPACPYGVIEKRESDGRAFKCTLCYDRLGAGLEPACAKACPTESIQFGELAELRSQAASRVDALHADGVPEARLYGHDPDDGVGGDGAFFLLLDEPEVYGFPPDPVVTTRDLPAMWKRAATTAAGVAAALVVSFLGRRR; the protein is encoded by the coding sequence ATGGCTGAGTACGGTACCCAGCCCCGCATGGGGTTCTTCACCGACACGTCCGTGTGCATCGGCTGCAAGGCGTGCGAGGTCGCCTGCAAGGAGTGGAACGGCGTCCCGGAGTCCGGTGGGCTGGACCTGCTCGGGATGTCGTATGACAACACCGGCGACCTGGGCTCGAACACCTGGCGGCACGTCGCGTTCATCGAGCAGCCCGCGGTGGACCTGGGGATGCCGACGGTCGGCGCGCCTCGACAGCTTGAGCAGGAGCCCGGTGTGCGCTGGCTGATGTCCAGCGACGTCTGCAAGCACTGCACCCACGCCGCGTGCCTCGACGTCTGCCCGACGGGCGCGTTGTTCCGCACCGAGTTCGACACGGTCGTGGTGCAGCAGGACATCTGCAACGGCTGCGGCTACTGCGTGCCCGCTTGTCCGTACGGTGTCATCGAAAAACGCGAGAGCGACGGCCGCGCGTTCAAGTGCACCCTCTGCTACGACCGGCTCGGCGCCGGCCTGGAACCCGCGTGCGCCAAGGCCTGCCCGACCGAGTCCATCCAGTTCGGGGAGCTGGCCGAGCTCCGCTCGCAGGCCGCGTCGCGAGTCGACGCGCTGCACGCGGACGGGGTGCCGGAAGCCCGCCTCTACGGCCACGATCCGGACGACGGCGTCGGCGGCGACGGCGCGTTTTTCCTGCTGCTGGACGAACCCGAGGTCTACGGCTTCCCACCCGACCCCGTCGTGACGACCCGCGATCTGCCGGCGATGTGGAAACGCGCCGCGACGACCGCGGCCGGGGTGGCCGCCGCGCTGGTCGTGTCGTTCCTGGGCCGGCGCCGATGA
- the nrfD gene encoding NrfD/PsrC family molybdoenzyme membrane anchor subunit: protein MSPRRERAMVEPVEFRSYYGRPILKEPAWKQPDVPLYLFLGGAAGASASMAALADLTGRPALARVGRLVASGGSLASVAALVHDLGKPTRFLNMLRVLKPTSPLSVGSWILSPFSGLAAVAAFSGVTGILPRVGRLAGAGAGVLGPAMCTYTAVLLADTATPSWHEARGTLPILFAGSAVTSGAGAALISVPPAENGPVVRAGLAAAAAELLAEHHLETGLGLVSEPYRTGRAGKLLKAAKSLTAAGAVLSLAARRSRVAGVAAGTAYLASGLCTRFGVYAAGVESTKDPKYVVVPQRERLARRAEG, encoded by the coding sequence ATGAGCCCCCGCCGCGAACGCGCCATGGTCGAACCCGTCGAGTTCCGCTCGTATTACGGTCGCCCGATCCTGAAGGAACCGGCCTGGAAGCAGCCGGACGTGCCGCTGTACCTGTTCCTCGGCGGCGCCGCCGGGGCCTCGGCGTCGATGGCCGCGCTGGCCGACCTCACCGGCCGCCCGGCACTGGCCCGGGTGGGCCGGCTGGTCGCCTCGGGCGGCTCTCTCGCGAGCGTCGCGGCGCTGGTCCACGACCTGGGCAAGCCGACGCGGTTCCTGAACATGCTGCGCGTGCTCAAGCCGACCTCGCCGCTGTCGGTGGGGTCGTGGATCCTCTCCCCGTTCTCCGGGCTCGCGGCCGTGGCGGCCTTCTCGGGGGTGACCGGCATCCTGCCGCGCGTCGGCCGCCTCGCCGGGGCGGGCGCGGGCGTACTCGGCCCGGCGATGTGCACCTACACGGCCGTGCTGCTGGCAGACACGGCGACCCCGTCGTGGCACGAGGCTCGCGGCACGCTGCCGATCCTGTTCGCGGGCAGCGCGGTGACCAGCGGCGCCGGGGCGGCGCTGATTTCGGTGCCTCCGGCGGAGAACGGCCCGGTCGTGCGCGCGGGCCTCGCCGCGGCCGCGGCGGAGTTGCTCGCCGAGCACCACCTGGAGACCGGACTGGGCCTGGTCTCGGAGCCGTACCGCACGGGCCGCGCGGGAAAGCTGCTCAAAGCGGCTAAGTCGCTCACCGCCGCCGGCGCCGTGCTGTCGCTGGCCGCGCGCCGCAGCCGTGTTGCGGGTGTGGCCGCCGGGACGGCTTACCTGGCGTCCGGGCTGTGCACGCGGTTCGGGGTGTACGCGGCCGGAGTGGAGTCCACAAAGGACCCGAAGTACGTGGTGGTGCCGCAACGGGAACGGCTGGCCCGCCGCGCGGAGGGCTGA
- a CDS encoding carbonic anhydrase, whose product MSVTDELLANNARYAEQFSGPLPLPPAKHVAVVACMDARINVYSILGLNEGEAHVIRNAGGVITEDEIRSLAISQRLLGTEEIILIHHTDCGMLTFTDDQFKKSIQDDTGVKPAWAAEAFADLDTDVRQSIARIENSPFIPKKQSVRGFVFDVATGKLDEVR is encoded by the coding sequence ATGTCCGTCACCGACGAACTCCTGGCCAACAACGCCCGCTACGCCGAGCAGTTCTCCGGCCCGCTCCCCTTGCCACCGGCCAAACACGTCGCAGTGGTGGCGTGTATGGACGCGCGCATCAACGTCTACAGCATCCTCGGACTCAACGAAGGCGAAGCGCACGTGATCCGCAACGCCGGCGGCGTGATCACCGAGGACGAAATCCGCTCGCTCGCCATCAGCCAGCGCCTCCTCGGCACCGAGGAAATCATCCTCATCCACCACACCGACTGCGGCATGCTCACCTTCACCGACGATCAGTTCAAGAAGTCCATTCAGGACGACACCGGCGTCAAACCCGCGTGGGCCGCCGAAGCGTTCGCCGACCTGGACACCGACGTCCGCCAGTCGATCGCCCGCATCGAAAACTCGCCCTTCATCCCCAAGAAGCAGTCCGTGCGCGGGTTCGTGTTCGACGTGGCCACCGGAAAACTCGACGAAGTCCGGTGA
- a CDS encoding ammonium transporter — translation MVDTGSTAWLLVSAALVMLMTPGLALFYGGMVRARSVLNVMAMTFICLATVGLVWVVYGYSLAFGADWFGGLLGDLRLAGLRGIAEQTIGPAGSKVPLFAFVAFQMMFAVVTVALLAGAIAERARFWTWTVFSVVWVTLVYLPVAHWVFAPDGWVASKLHVLDFAGGTVVEVNSGAAALALAIVLGRRHGWPRQAARPHNLPFVMFGAGLLWFGWFGFNAGSALAAKNLAATSFLNTTVAGAVAVLGWLLVEQFRDGKPTTLGAASGAVAGLVGITPGCAYAEPLGAIAIGLVAGVVCSFAVGLKYRFGFDDALDVVAVHGVGGLIGTLLIGLFATVSVDPQGVNGLFYGGGLDQLWRQAAGTFAVLGYSLVVTFLIGWVMHKFMGFRLDREAEIDGVDEAEHAEGAYELAVQSGRRGSVPAGAAGSHRPAREETR, via the coding sequence GTGGTGGATACGGGAAGCACGGCGTGGTTGCTCGTCAGCGCGGCACTGGTGATGCTGATGACGCCGGGCCTCGCGTTGTTCTACGGCGGGATGGTCCGCGCCCGGAGCGTGTTGAACGTGATGGCGATGACGTTCATCTGTCTCGCGACCGTCGGCCTCGTCTGGGTGGTCTACGGGTATTCGCTCGCGTTCGGCGCCGATTGGTTCGGCGGGCTGCTCGGCGATCTGCGGCTGGCCGGTCTGCGCGGGATCGCGGAGCAGACGATCGGGCCGGCGGGGAGCAAGGTGCCGCTCTTCGCGTTCGTCGCCTTCCAGATGATGTTCGCGGTCGTCACGGTGGCGCTGCTGGCCGGCGCGATCGCCGAGCGGGCCCGGTTCTGGACCTGGACGGTGTTTTCCGTCGTGTGGGTCACTCTGGTGTACCTGCCGGTCGCGCACTGGGTCTTCGCGCCCGACGGGTGGGTCGCGAGCAAGCTCCATGTGCTGGACTTCGCGGGCGGCACCGTCGTCGAGGTGAATTCCGGTGCCGCCGCGCTGGCGCTGGCGATCGTGCTCGGTCGCCGCCACGGCTGGCCGAGGCAGGCCGCCCGGCCGCACAACCTGCCTTTCGTGATGTTCGGCGCCGGGCTGCTGTGGTTCGGCTGGTTCGGTTTCAACGCCGGCTCCGCGCTGGCGGCGAAGAACTTGGCTGCCACGTCGTTCTTGAACACCACCGTCGCGGGGGCGGTCGCGGTGCTGGGCTGGCTGCTCGTCGAGCAGTTCCGCGACGGGAAACCGACCACCCTCGGCGCCGCGTCCGGTGCGGTGGCCGGGCTGGTGGGGATCACGCCCGGGTGTGCCTACGCCGAACCGCTCGGCGCGATCGCCATCGGCCTGGTGGCGGGGGTGGTGTGTTCGTTCGCGGTGGGACTGAAGTACCGGTTCGGGTTCGACGACGCACTGGACGTGGTCGCGGTGCACGGCGTCGGCGGCTTGATCGGGACGCTGCTGATCGGCTTGTTCGCGACCGTCAGCGTGGATCCACAGGGGGTCAACGGCCTGTTCTACGGCGGCGGACTCGACCAGCTGTGGCGCCAAGCGGCCGGGACGTTCGCGGTACTAGGGTACTCGCTGGTCGTGACCTTCCTGATCGGCTGGGTCATGCACAAGTTCATGGGATTCCGGCTCGACCGCGAGGCTGAGATCGACGGTGTCGACGAGGCCGAGCACGCCGAAGGCGCGTACGAGCTGGCAGTCCAATCCGGACGCCGGGGCAGCGTGCCCGCCGGTGCCGCGGGATCGCACCGGCCGGCACGCGAGGAGACTCGATGA
- a CDS encoding P-II family nitrogen regulator gives MKLLTAVVKPFVLDDVREALQELGIAGMTVTEVRGYGRQKGHTEIYRGAEYAIDFITKLRLEILLDDDQVEAVLRTVRETAHTGKIGDGKIWVTPVETVVRVRTGERGSDAL, from the coding sequence ATGAAGCTGCTGACCGCCGTCGTCAAACCGTTCGTGCTCGACGACGTCCGGGAGGCTCTGCAGGAACTCGGCATCGCGGGCATGACGGTCACCGAGGTCCGCGGATACGGCCGGCAGAAAGGCCACACCGAGATCTACCGGGGCGCCGAGTACGCGATCGACTTCATCACGAAGCTCCGCCTGGAAATCCTCCTCGACGACGACCAGGTCGAGGCCGTGCTGCGCACGGTGCGCGAGACCGCCCACACCGGCAAGATCGGCGACGGCAAGATCTGGGTCACCCCGGTGGAAACCGTCGTCCGCGTCCGCACCGGCGAACGCGGATCTGACGCTCTGTAG
- a CDS encoding amidase yields MAIPVPDAVRLAALSQHYGFDLTQAEVGEFVPVVEGTLAASEEVERLYRRSAPEAPVREFALPADNPLNAWSVRTAISETAEGSLAGRTVVVKDNVAVAGVPMVNGSASMDGFVPRRDATVVRRLLAAGATISGKSTCEDLCFSGGSFTSWPGPVRNPWDLSRNAGGSSSGSAALVASGGVDLAVGGDQGGSVRIPASFTGIVGHKPTYGLVPYTGAFPIEQTIDHLGPMTRTVGDAALMLSVLAGVDGYDSRQPTVLDPVDYVAALRESASGLRVGVVREGFGTPVSLTGVDDAVRGAVEVLQAAGLTADEVSIPWHLDAMAVWNVIATEGAAYQMIDGHGYGMGTWGQYDPELIAHYAQGRVARGRDLSKTVQLVGLSGRYTFELGGGKYYAMARNLSYELRDAYDAALAEYDVLVMPTLPYVARELPSPDVSLADYLDTALSMIGNTAPFDVTGHPACSVPAGLVDGLPAGMMIIGKRFDDATVLRVAHAYEQAVGGFPAPAGAAAPATS; encoded by the coding sequence ATGGCCATTCCGGTGCCCGATGCGGTAAGGCTCGCGGCGCTGTCGCAGCACTACGGATTCGACTTGACCCAGGCCGAGGTCGGGGAGTTCGTCCCGGTGGTCGAGGGGACGCTGGCGGCGTCGGAGGAGGTCGAGCGGCTCTACCGCAGGTCTGCGCCCGAGGCACCCGTGCGTGAGTTCGCGCTGCCGGCGGACAATCCGCTCAACGCCTGGTCGGTGCGGACCGCGATCAGCGAGACGGCGGAAGGCTCGCTGGCGGGCCGGACGGTCGTGGTGAAGGACAACGTCGCCGTGGCCGGGGTTCCGATGGTCAACGGTTCGGCGTCGATGGACGGCTTCGTGCCGAGGCGGGACGCCACGGTCGTGCGCCGGCTGCTGGCCGCGGGCGCCACCATCTCCGGCAAGTCGACGTGCGAAGACCTGTGTTTCTCCGGGGGCAGTTTCACGTCGTGGCCGGGGCCGGTGCGCAACCCGTGGGACCTCTCGCGCAACGCGGGCGGGTCCTCGAGCGGCAGCGCCGCACTGGTGGCGAGCGGCGGTGTCGACCTGGCGGTGGGCGGGGACCAGGGCGGCTCGGTGCGGATCCCGGCGTCGTTCACCGGCATCGTGGGGCACAAGCCGACGTACGGATTGGTGCCCTACACCGGCGCCTTCCCGATCGAGCAGACCATCGACCACCTCGGGCCGATGACGCGCACGGTGGGCGACGCGGCGCTGATGCTGAGCGTGCTGGCCGGTGTCGACGGCTACGACTCCCGCCAGCCGACAGTCCTCGATCCGGTCGACTACGTCGCCGCTCTGCGCGAGAGCGCGTCCGGTCTGCGGGTCGGCGTGGTGCGGGAAGGATTCGGCACACCCGTGTCACTGACCGGTGTCGACGACGCGGTCCGTGGCGCCGTGGAGGTGTTGCAGGCGGCCGGGCTGACCGCGGACGAAGTCTCGATCCCGTGGCACCTCGACGCCATGGCGGTGTGGAACGTGATCGCGACCGAAGGCGCCGCCTACCAGATGATCGACGGCCACGGGTACGGAATGGGCACCTGGGGCCAGTACGACCCCGAGCTGATCGCGCACTACGCCCAGGGCCGGGTCGCGCGCGGTCGCGACCTGTCCAAGACGGTCCAGCTCGTCGGCCTCTCGGGCCGCTACACCTTCGAACTCGGCGGCGGCAAGTACTACGCCATGGCGCGCAACCTCTCGTACGAATTGCGCGACGCCTACGACGCGGCACTGGCCGAGTACGACGTCCTCGTCATGCCGACGCTGCCCTACGTCGCGCGGGAGCTGCCGTCGCCGGACGTGTCTCTTGCCGACTACCTGGACACGGCGCTGTCGATGATCGGCAACACCGCGCCCTTCGACGTGACCGGGCACCCCGCCTGCAGCGTCCCCGCCGGCCTCGTGGACGGCCTGCCCGCCGGCATGATGATCATCGGCAAGCGGTTCGACGACGCCACCGTCCTGCGCGTCGCCCACGCCTACGAGCAAGCCGTGGGAGGTTTCCCCGCTCCGGCCGGCGCCGCGGCGCCGGCGACGTCTTGA
- a CDS encoding GAF domain-containing sensor histidine kinase codes for MVGRTVGYRRRPVCGAAVAEDLTADRTDERIAEERAALRRVAALVASAVPPGEVFAAVAAEIGRVVGTDVITINRYGPDRIAVAVGVWTRTATNSPRPGTRFSVDDSDVLKLVHETAQPARIDHVNELVDTPTTGACKQLGSVVGVPISVEGRQWGAVVVLSLQPRTLPDDIEERLVGFTELVATAIANTQARVELRRYADEQAALRRVATLVASAATPEDVFAAVTAEVGGVLEVDFTFLSRFDAADRATIVGAWCQTDDSTGLATVGTGYDLAGSNIPTLVSRTGRTARIDDYWEATGAATDLIRKLGIRSAAGAPISVEGRLWGCISVMSSREQSLPADAEGRLTAFTKLVATALADTLARLELRQYADEQAALRRVATLVARAAPQGEMFTAVATEVGMLLGVDLAVLSRYDLDGSAAVVGGWLRSRPDEPFSARDRLTSEGPLHTKVFQTHAQARIDDYTVKSASGASFARISGLRSAVGVPINVEQRVWGVISVATTGTERLPSNTEKRLTAFTELVGTSLAKAEAQAALRASRARIVTAADTARRRIERDLHDGVQQHLVSLALLLREAQLAAPPNAGELVHQLDGVVDGLGSVLDEIREISRGVHPAVLAEGGLLPALKSLARRAALPVHLDIRTQARFPEPVEIAAYYIVAEALANTAKHANATVIDILLTSDDGTLRLTVQDDGQGGADPSRGSGLVGLTDRVEALGGHLWLHSPQGAGTTVRLAIPLP; via the coding sequence ATGGTCGGGCGCACTGTTGGGTATCGGCGACGTCCAGTGTGTGGCGCCGCCGTTGCGGAGGATCTGACGGCTGACCGGACGGACGAGCGGATCGCTGAGGAGCGGGCGGCGCTGCGGCGAGTGGCGGCGTTGGTGGCGAGTGCCGTGCCTCCCGGCGAGGTGTTCGCGGCGGTTGCCGCCGAGATCGGGCGTGTGGTGGGCACGGACGTCATCACGATAAACCGTTACGGTCCGGATCGAATCGCAGTCGCGGTCGGCGTGTGGACACGGACTGCCACGAACTCGCCGCGTCCTGGCACCCGGTTCAGTGTGGATGACTCCGACGTATTGAAGTTGGTGCACGAGACGGCCCAGCCAGCGCGAATCGACCACGTCAACGAACTCGTCGACACGCCCACCACGGGGGCGTGCAAGCAGCTTGGTTCCGTGGTGGGCGTGCCGATCAGCGTCGAGGGCAGGCAGTGGGGTGCCGTAGTCGTTCTGTCGTTGCAACCGCGAACGTTGCCGGACGACATCGAGGAGCGCCTGGTCGGATTCACCGAGCTCGTCGCGACGGCGATCGCGAACACGCAGGCACGGGTCGAACTGCGTCGGTATGCCGACGAGCAAGCCGCGCTGCGCCGTGTGGCAACGCTGGTCGCGAGTGCTGCGACGCCTGAGGACGTGTTCGCCGCGGTCACGGCGGAGGTCGGCGGAGTCTTGGAGGTCGACTTCACGTTTCTGAGCCGATTCGACGCGGCCGATCGTGCGACGATCGTCGGCGCCTGGTGCCAGACCGATGACAGCACTGGGCTGGCCACCGTCGGCACCGGGTACGACCTGGCCGGATCGAACATTCCGACTCTGGTGTCACGAACGGGTCGAACCGCCCGGATCGATGACTACTGGGAGGCCACGGGCGCTGCCACCGACCTGATCCGGAAGCTCGGCATCCGGTCCGCGGCCGGGGCACCGATCAGCGTCGAGGGCCGGCTGTGGGGTTGCATCAGCGTGATGTCCTCGCGCGAGCAGTCACTGCCTGCCGACGCCGAAGGTAGGTTGACCGCGTTCACCAAGCTGGTCGCGACAGCCCTGGCGGATACGCTGGCCCGGTTGGAACTGCGTCAGTACGCCGATGAGCAGGCCGCGCTGCGTCGCGTGGCAACGCTGGTCGCTCGCGCCGCACCGCAGGGCGAGATGTTCACCGCCGTTGCCACCGAGGTCGGGATGTTGCTGGGGGTGGACCTTGCCGTTCTGAGCCGGTACGACCTCGACGGCTCTGCGGCTGTCGTGGGCGGTTGGTTGCGGTCCCGTCCCGACGAGCCCTTCTCCGCACGCGATCGACTCACGTCCGAGGGCCCACTGCACACCAAGGTTTTCCAGACTCACGCGCAGGCGAGAATCGACGATTACACAGTCAAGTCTGCCTCCGGTGCCTCATTCGCACGGATCTCGGGATTGCGCTCGGCGGTCGGTGTCCCGATCAACGTCGAACAACGGGTCTGGGGCGTCATCAGTGTGGCGACCACCGGGACCGAGCGCTTGCCGTCGAACACCGAGAAACGGCTGACCGCGTTCACCGAACTGGTCGGCACCTCGCTGGCCAAAGCCGAGGCACAAGCAGCGTTGCGAGCATCTCGGGCACGGATCGTGACCGCGGCCGACACCGCACGCCGCCGCATTGAGCGTGACTTGCATGACGGCGTCCAGCAACACTTGGTGTCTCTGGCACTTCTGCTGCGCGAAGCTCAGCTTGCCGCGCCGCCGAACGCCGGCGAACTGGTTCACCAACTCGACGGCGTCGTGGATGGGCTGGGCAGCGTGCTCGACGAGATCCGTGAGATCTCCCGTGGCGTCCACCCGGCTGTTCTGGCGGAGGGCGGGCTGCTGCCGGCTTTGAAGTCGTTGGCCCGGCGCGCGGCTCTGCCGGTCCATCTGGATATCCGCACGCAGGCGCGGTTCCCGGAACCGGTTGAGATCGCCGCCTACTACATCGTCGCCGAAGCACTCGCCAATACGGCCAAGCACGCGAACGCGACCGTGATCGACATCTTGCTGACCTCTGATGACGGCACACTGCGGCTCACAGTCCAGGACGACGGCCAGGGCGGAGCAGACCCCTCCCGAGGTTCAGGGCTGGTAGGCCTCACCGACCGAGTCGAAGCGTTGGGCGGCCATCTGTGGCTGCACAGTCCGCAGGGCGCCGGCACAACAGTCCGGCTCGCTATACCGCTTCCCTGA
- a CDS encoding amidohydrolase family protein translates to MSVSAVSAVSAAETAIGTGAVDTDVHCAPASLAELAPFLDEYWREYLVDGGQSLSPSQGGAYPPLAPTSATPAARAAGLLPATEVEQVRSAVLDPESLRLAVLNCTTSFHCNRNPYYEAALTRAVNDWLVEKWLSRDDRLRASMVVPTLDPAAAVAEIERLGSHPQIVQVLLPVRTDAPWGNTRHRPLLRAAAEHGLVVGLHAWGRIGQAPTPSGLTHTYLEDYLANSQILVQAQITSLITQGAFADLPELRVTLLECGFSWLPALLWRFDKDWKGVWREVPWLTGKPSEVAQRHLRLTTAPAHLPQDPLQVRQALDLFDAGTMLMYASDHPHDHGPGGQRLLAALTDGERARVLAGNADAWYSFGP, encoded by the coding sequence ATGAGCGTGTCGGCTGTGTCGGCTGTGTCGGCTGCGGAGACCGCGATCGGCACCGGCGCCGTCGACACCGACGTGCACTGCGCACCGGCGTCGCTGGCCGAGCTGGCCCCGTTCCTCGACGAGTATTGGCGCGAGTACCTCGTGGACGGTGGGCAGTCGCTGTCGCCGTCGCAGGGCGGGGCGTACCCGCCACTCGCACCCACCAGTGCCACACCCGCCGCACGAGCCGCGGGTCTCCTGCCCGCGACCGAGGTCGAGCAGGTGCGCTCCGCGGTGCTGGACCCGGAGTCGCTCAGGCTCGCCGTGCTGAACTGCACCACGTCGTTCCACTGCAATCGCAACCCGTACTACGAGGCCGCTCTCACCCGCGCGGTCAACGACTGGCTCGTCGAGAAGTGGTTGAGCCGCGACGACCGGCTGCGGGCGAGCATGGTCGTGCCCACACTCGACCCCGCGGCCGCGGTCGCCGAGATCGAACGCCTCGGCAGCCATCCGCAGATCGTGCAGGTGCTGCTCCCGGTACGCACCGACGCACCGTGGGGCAACACCCGCCACCGCCCGCTGCTTCGCGCCGCCGCCGAACACGGTCTCGTCGTCGGCCTGCACGCGTGGGGACGGATCGGCCAGGCGCCGACCCCGAGCGGGCTCACCCACACCTACCTCGAGGACTACCTCGCCAACTCGCAGATCCTCGTGCAGGCGCAGATCACCAGCCTGATCACCCAAGGCGCCTTCGCCGACCTGCCCGAGCTGCGGGTGACCTTGCTGGAATGCGGGTTCTCGTGGCTGCCGGCCCTGCTGTGGCGGTTCGACAAGGACTGGAAGGGCGTCTGGCGCGAAGTGCCCTGGCTGACCGGCAAACCTTCGGAGGTCGCGCAGCGGCACCTGCGGCTCACCACTGCGCCGGCCCACCTGCCGCAGGACCCGCTCCAGGTCAGGCAGGCGCTCGACCTCTTCGACGCGGGCACCATGCTGATGTACGCGAGCGACCACCCCCACGACCACGGCCCCGGCGGGCAGCGGCTGCTGGCAGCACTGACCGACGGCGAACGGGCGCGGGTCTTGGCCGGCAACGCCGACGCCTGGTACTCGTTCGGCCCGTGA
- a CDS encoding amidohydrolase family protein, which produces MTSTLPTGASSPGTAAARAGYTIVDTDIHPSAQAADIRARLSGAHRERWEMFGGRVPNPPEFYPRVRNAGFRLDSWPEAGGIPGSDLGTTQAQLLDEFGIDHGVLIPLQGHTFGAEEPRYSAALCGALNGWLAEEWLTPEPRLRSSIAIPTESPDLAAEEIARRADDPRFVQVLLPTGGETGFGSRRYWPIYRAAVEAGLPVAAHTGGIEQHRGAGWPSFYLEEHVWNGNVMAALVTNLLCEGVFEEFPSLQVICVEGGIVWAAPLMWALDEAWPRLRIDVPHLRKPPSEYLREHLWFTTQPIEEPDDPRHLTTALEHVGMTDRIMFASDYPHWDFDSPRLAPRLFPSDAREQIMGANACRLYGLPARATEGTR; this is translated from the coding sequence ATGACAAGCACGCTGCCCACCGGTGCGTCGTCGCCGGGCACCGCGGCCGCGCGGGCCGGGTACACGATCGTCGACACCGACATCCACCCGAGCGCACAGGCCGCGGACATCCGGGCACGGTTGAGCGGCGCGCACCGGGAACGCTGGGAGATGTTCGGCGGCAGGGTGCCGAACCCGCCCGAGTTCTACCCGCGCGTGCGCAACGCCGGCTTCCGGCTCGACTCGTGGCCCGAGGCGGGCGGCATCCCCGGCAGCGACCTGGGTACGACGCAGGCGCAACTGCTCGACGAGTTCGGCATCGACCACGGAGTCCTGATCCCCTTGCAGGGACACACTTTCGGCGCCGAGGAACCGCGGTACTCCGCGGCCCTCTGCGGCGCGCTCAACGGCTGGCTGGCCGAGGAGTGGCTCACGCCCGAACCGCGCTTGCGCAGCTCGATCGCGATCCCCACCGAGTCCCCCGACCTCGCCGCCGAGGAAATCGCGCGGCGCGCCGACGACCCGCGGTTCGTGCAGGTGCTCCTGCCCACCGGTGGCGAGACCGGGTTCGGCTCACGCCGTTACTGGCCGATCTACCGCGCCGCGGTGGAGGCGGGCCTCCCGGTCGCGGCGCACACCGGCGGGATCGAGCAGCACCGCGGCGCCGGGTGGCCGTCGTTCTACCTCGAAGAGCACGTCTGGAACGGCAACGTGATGGCGGCGCTGGTCACGAACCTGCTGTGCGAAGGCGTGTTCGAGGAGTTCCCGTCGCTGCAGGTGATCTGCGTGGAAGGCGGGATCGTCTGGGCCGCGCCGCTGATGTGGGCGCTCGACGAGGCGTGGCCGCGGCTGCGCATCGACGTGCCACACCTGCGCAAGCCGCCCTCGGAGTACCTCCGCGAGCACCTCTGGTTCACCACACAGCCCATCGAAGAGCCGGACGACCCACGCCACCTCACCACCGCACTGGAGCACGTCGGGATGACCGATCGGATCATGTTCGCCTCGGACTACCCGCACTGGGACTTCGACTCCCCGCGGCTGGCGCCACGACTGTTCCCGTCCGACGCACGGGAACAGATCATGGGGGCCAACGCCTGCCGGCTGTACGGGCTGCCGGCGCGAGCCACGGAGGGCACGCGATGA
- a CDS encoding Rieske 2Fe-2S domain-containing protein — translation MKIVVSRLDEFPPGERRIVQAGRRSIGVFRVGDRFYAINNHCPHMGGPLCLGRTKPWVSSAGPGEYAMAEEEALVACPWHGWEYDLETGQSFLGPGEPRARTYTVSVEPRVEEGTVAADQVSAPEPGAKGGRRPGPYVTETYPVHVEDAYVVVETSPHPAAKPGTVGGAS, via the coding sequence GTGAAGATAGTCGTTTCGCGACTCGACGAGTTCCCGCCGGGCGAGCGCCGGATCGTGCAGGCGGGGCGCAGGTCGATCGGGGTGTTCCGGGTCGGTGACCGCTTCTACGCGATCAACAACCACTGTCCGCACATGGGCGGGCCGCTGTGCCTCGGCCGCACGAAGCCGTGGGTCAGCTCCGCCGGGCCGGGCGAGTACGCGATGGCCGAGGAAGAGGCCCTGGTCGCCTGCCCGTGGCACGGCTGGGAGTACGACCTCGAGACCGGCCAGTCGTTCCTCGGCCCCGGTGAGCCGCGGGCCCGCACGTACACGGTGTCCGTGGAGCCTCGCGTCGAAGAGGGCACCGTCGCGGCCGATCAGGTCTCGGCGCCTGAGCCCGGTGCGAAGGGCGGGCGCCGCCCCGGCCCGTACGTCACCGAGACCTACCCCGTGCACGTCGAGGACGCCTACGTGGTGGTCGAGACCAGCCCACACCCGGCGGCCAAGCCGGGCACAGTCGGAGGTGCGTCATGA